The Cyprinus carpio isolate SPL01 chromosome A3, ASM1834038v1, whole genome shotgun sequence genomic interval AACACTGTGCCATAACAAATGTACTCTATTGTGCCCCGGATACGTATGTCTGAAATGGTGTCCAGATCTTtcctctcttacacacacattcaacGGTGAGCGTCTCATCTCGTTCATATACCTTGAAATGGTGGAAACTAGAGATCACATAAGGACGCATCAAATCAGTCATTATCATAaactgtgtgtaagtgtgtgaatgTTCCTTAGTTCAGGTCATCGTAGATGCTAAGGGCTGGGGGAACTGGCAGTTTTGGTCGCTTTTTCCGACTGGACAGGGCCAGTGCATTCTGGGAGCTGCTGCTACCGCTCCCGCCACTTACTACTCTATCTCGGTCTCCTCTCTCTCGTTCCTGCCCTTTGTCCCGCTCTCCTCCACTTCCAGTGGTAGTCAGAGTCAGCGTGCTgggcttcttctttttcttaggTCTCTTAGATTCTGAGTTATTGGTGCCTGACAACAAGACTGcggataagtaaaaaaaaactaaaacaaagacagagcatgcaattttttaaaaagctttcatGAAAAACTCACTGGCTTTTGAAGATGCTGAGTCTGATGGTGAGATATCAGAGGAACCATCCCACTGGAGGCGAGACATGATGAGTTGGCCATCAGGGGCATCATAGCCATCATTTTCCAGCATTGTATCAGAGTCAGGTAGCGCTGACCTGTCAAACAGGAAGGAAGATATAACTACACAGAGAAAATGCTGAATAAGCACACCTTTACCAAGAACCCCAGTTCAAAGAAACAATCAAAAGAGCTGAAACCAAAGAGACATTTGCTGATGAGCTAACATAATTTCCACTGTCACCCTTCACTTTACAGGTTAAAACTGCACATTGAATTTTCAAAAGCATTATTAAAATTGTGAAgctaaataactattttttattttttacttgcttTGGATAACAGCATCTGCAAAGTGCCTTAAATGTAAATGAGTCTACAAAAGCATGGAAATTAAGATATTAGTGTCATTTATGGAAATAATATGCTCAGTTAATAAAGCAAAAGGACTAGAAAAATTGGGCTTCTTCATGAAAAAAGAATATTAGGAACAGGTCATAATTTAAACCGaatgttattaaagggatactccatcacaaaatgaacattttgtcattaatcgcttacccccatgtcgttccaaacccgaaaaagctttgttcctctttggaacacaatttatgatattttggatgaaaaccgggaggcttgagactgtcccatagactgccaaataattaacagtgtcaaggtccaggaaagtatgaaaaacatcatcagaattgtccatctgccatcagtgattcaactgtaatggtatgaagcgacaagaatacttttggtagacgaagaaaacaaaaataactgcatgcagctcagatttgccaaaattgcgctacgctgatttggagagacacagaggagaggaattgttgaatagtcattatttctgttttctttgtctacaaaaagtattctcgtcgcttcataacgttacggttgaatcactgatggcagatggactattatAACAatgcttttcatccaaaatatcttaaattgtgttccgaagacgaacgaagcttttatgggtttggaatgacatgggggtaagtgaataatgacaaaattgtcattttgggatggagtatccctttaaataagatctcatttgttaacattagataatgtattagctgacatgaactaacaatgagcaatacatttttacagcatttattaactttggttaatataagttaataaacatacagttgttcattgtacATGTTAGGGTTGGAATACATTATACGACTTTTaatatctgaacagattttataaCACTAAACATTTGCTGACTTTTAAATggttacagaggaaaaactgggcatcattcCCTGTTAAAGTTTAAAGGCATTcagaacacaacaaactcacattGAAACATGCTTCCTGTTGCTAGGAAACACATTTAGattgaaaacaatgttttcaaaaattgGTTTAAGATATCACACCTTTCATATCTGCCCACTAGATGGAATCATAGTATAAAGCTAAGTCTGCACCCATAATACAcaatgtgattttctgtgaaatctgtcagctTTGACTGCTCAGAATCTGCAGACTGACTCTGGCTTGCTCCAACTAATGTTGGCTCTTCCAGACTGCAAAATGTATGGGAAAAAACTTGGGAAAAAGTTTCAGCCTttacttaaaaatgcattaactaatgttaacaatagatgcaaattttgatttcaaaattACTATTAGTAAAGACTGAAATGTACAACAACTAAGGTTAATAAATGCTTGCACTGTTCATTTTTActttgttaactaatgtagttaacttaTGTTAACATATAAaaccttattataaaatgttacccTTCATCTCACACTTAAGAAAAATCACAGCAGACTAAGATGTACACTGACTCCAGATGGTGTGCCTCAAGGCTCAATTCGAGGACCTATTAGATTTTCACCATTATGTTTGGGCAGCTGCTACAACTGAACACAAGCTTGATGAAAAAGAGGTATattaagagagagacagatgaaagGAGAGAAAAGCGGGTGGGTACATTGATTGTTTTCTGATCAGGGTTGGGAGAAAGGGTGAAACTCACGCGGACGGCCCAAGGAGGAAGACCCTGACTGCCCTCCTCTGTTCGTCCGTGTGCTGGGGACACCGCTGGGACCTGCCAGGACACAACGTGGCATTACGCACTGCACCAGAGACAAAGACGGCCAAGAGACTGGGTGAACACTGCCAGCAGGACTGGAAAAGGGACTCTAGGGTTAGATATTAGCATTTAGGGAAGGGGGTTTCCGTGCTGGCTGATGCTCAAGAAGTCTCTTGCTGCGTAAAACAGGCAGTGCTTTAAAACAACCTATGACCGTCCAATTAGGAAATGATGGTGCACTTTTATGTCCAATTGGAATGGAGACAgattatttcaattaaacatttttaacaaaagcaaGGCCAAATTAAAtgacacaggaaagaaaactgaAAAGTGAACACCAATCAAAAATACGGGGTTTATATGGAGTTGCCAGTTGTGTTCCGTAAAATCAGTCCCAACATAACATGATCATTTCcatttacacaaatgaaaaagATCATGTGTTCACACATCACATGCACAATCGATCTTTGGCTCTAAAGCAGCAGCGCACACTAATACATACACACCCTCGACACTCGAACAGTGAAAAACGATGTCCCCTTGACTGTACCTGTTCCTCGTACTTCTGATCACATGACAGGCTTCATTAGAGGAacggttcactcaaaaatgagcattttaatcatttaaacaatTACCAATTAAAACAGTATGCTCTTCTTTTTTGTTATACAAATATGTTCATAAGTATTGATCAGTTCAAAAGCTACAAATATTTCTACATGTAAATGTTGCTTAATGCAGGGTTATAAGCAGCCTTaacatagagtaaaaaaaaaaaagatgtttggtCAGGCTTACAATATGCAAAGACCTTAAATCTCCTAGACTGGTTTGACAGATGTTTCAGCCTTCAGTAAGTTTGTATTCCTCATAATATACGCCTGCTGTGGAAAAATACTTACTCTTTGCTGGCAAAAGAACTGGTGGTGACTTTCACAGTCAATAAGGTAATGGAAAGAAACTCTGAATGTCAGTGGCCTTAGTGTATCACAGTGTGCATGTGTAAGAATAAATCactgatgtttatttttatggtttccTGTTAGTTCACAAATATGGACTGAATTCTTACCGAGTACACATCTTCTTTGTGTGCTCTGATACGACCCCACATTGCTGAGGAAAGAGAAAGCCTGTTAGCAAGAGGTAAACTCCAGTGGTTGAGAGATTGTATAATGCCAATAATACCATTTAATGGCAAAACAGCTGAAAAGAAACTAAAACGATtaacacatttcacacatttacaaaagatcttggtagattttttttaacttaaaaaaagagGGAAATACCACTTCTGTTAATGGTCAAACTTATCCTAATAATTgcaaatgttcaaaatattaGTTCAAAGTATTATACAGTGAAATAGCTGACATTAATTTACCACTGAATGCGTGTAAGATAATTTGGGGTGGTCAAACACAAAAAACTTTACTCTAACGCTCCACTACATTCAAGTATTTTTTTAGTTGAAAGGGTACATATTTTCCTATATCCAAgcttaataaagattttaatttacCTGCATTTAAATCTGAAACATTACTatatggtagaaaaaaaaaacatcaagagtTTGGATAAGTAGAGAAGATATGATTTAgaattaaatttcagttttaaattgcattttctgaaaatgaattaagattttctttccactgtaattaataattaaataacttgtTAATTATGAGACTTTTATTTGTAGACCTAGCTATaattttttagataatttattattcattttcttttcttatttttattagtattcttcttcttcgttatttttttttaaatatatttcttttctagatgaaaattaaaaaatatattatatggtaAACAGTCtacataatagtaataaatataataaagtgacgtgacattcagccaagtatggtgacccatactcagaattcgtgctctgcatttaacccatccgaagtgcacacacacagagcagtgaacacacacacacactgtgaacacacacccggagcagtgggcagccatttatgctgcggcgcccggggagcagttgggggttcggtgccttgctcaagggcacctaagtcatggtattgaaggtggagagagaactgtacatgcactccccccacctacaattccttccggctcgagactcgaactcacaacccttcgattgggagtccgactctctaaccattaggccacgacttctaaTTATATAAGAATGTAACATACtctcaataaaatattttgaatattttctctATGTAAGAATATCATAgtcatttatgtatgtgtataaggCTGTTTACCGTAGTCAGTATGGAGCGCAGCTCCTCAGGTCCCAAAGTCTCATAACTGATGCCAGAGCTGTAGTTATACTGCatgagtgaatgagagagagagaaacaacatCGCTGTAACACTACAGTAATACATGCAACAGTGAAAGCAAGAACcaatgttataaatattaaaataattaatcacctCACCTTGTACAGTTCTGGATTGACATTACTGCTGAGCTCTCCTGCAGTGCAACAAGATACAAAACAACTCTCAAAACGTTCAAGTGAAGCCTGCTGTCTGTCATGCAGTGCACTACTTTTAAACAGCTCCTGAAAGCTAGACTGAGTCAGAATAAAACCCACCATTCTTGTGCTTCAGGGATTTGGATCTCCTGGGAGAGTTTggattctaaaacaaaaaaaaaagatttattcaaatattattttcaatttattataattCAGAACATTTGGCTTGCATTTTCAACATATCCGATAAAAGTTTTATACCTtttctgactttcttttcttggctgtgaaaataagaggttaataaaatgttatcatttaTGATTAAAATCAGGCCttcataagattaaaaaaaaaatggtgcaacATTTGGAGACAAATAGTGGTGAAAGACGtaaaaggaaaagagagaaacagaatgcATGAGCTCACCTTTCTTTTCTGAACCATAGGACCAGTCATTGTCATTGATATCATCATTGTCTTCCTGATCGCTTTCTGACTTGCTTGTGTTGTTGCTGCTGGCTATTCTGTAGAAACACCAAAACAACCAATGCTTTGGAACGCCATTCAAATTTTCCCTCGGGATCAATAAAATCTCTCTATCTGGCAGAGAGTCTGTGTTATCTTTggaaaataatcatttgaaatgcATCACCCctaatttttcacattttgccACCAGTACATTGCAATAGAATAAAAACactgaagtaaaacaaaaaagcatagaGATTCATTaggatgaattaatcatttcggTCAGCTACTGCTTTAAGCATCCCCTTAACCGAGTAATGTCTGTGTATTTAGTGAGAAAAAggtaaactcatttaattttatgTGAACTTGAGCACCTGCGGTTGGCTATTCGGCTGCTGTTGCGGCCCATGCCGAGACACTTCTCCAGATGAGGAGCAAAGCGAGAGGCTGCAATACTCCGGCTGCAGTTGGGACACACACACTCCTTATTCTTCCACTGGTTGTACACCTGCCCAAAGATGTCCACACCAGGCTGGTCCACTATTTCTACATCAGAGGGAGCATGAATCTTAAAAGCATGCATCCTAggctttagaaataatgaatttgtttatttggtATGACTGACTCACCAAAATCCTTCATACTTTCTTGGTCCGTTTCATCCAGGAAGAAGTAGCCCTGTTTGACCGCCCTGTGCACCTCAAAGCACAGCCCTAAACAGGCATCTTCCACCAGGTCAGAGTAGACGTCGTGAGCCAAGGCCTACGACAAAGGAGAGGTTTTGCGAGAGAAGGTAATTCATTTGAGTCAAACTGATCAAATGAAATCATGTATCTTATCTGTCTATGATACAGGCTACTTTGTGAATTTTAGAGGTGAACAATTCTTACGCAAACAGATGCATTTATATGAACACAaccattacaacaacaacaaaagcagatATATACTCTTCTGTATGTCTCATAAATTAAACTCATTATCTGCAACACTTTACCTCTAGCTTGGTGTTTTCCAGGCCTGACAGAGACATATCCTCCATTTTCATTTGCAACAGCTATTGTAGGAGAGCTATCATTGTCGACAATGCTGAAAGAGGcttgaaacactgaaaaacacaaatacaaacaaaggCACATTACATCATAGTCAATGTGATATCATAGTATGGTCATCCTACTATCTAAAGATAAAAGTATGCCTTTTTACTtaacaattaaatcaataaaataagaGATTCAGCGTTTCGAAATAATTAGTGAAcatctgaaaacattttaaacagccATTTACAACCATATTTGGTAATGTTGTTAACTAAATGttctttcttaaaataaaaataaaacattttctaggCTATAAGGTCCGTTTTATAACATGCATGccatatttatgaattatttatcaCGTTCAGCTAGCTGATATAACGGGAATACTGTGAAAATGGGCGGGCAAAGCAATTATTCAGCGAAACAGCAAACAAATAAGATAAACGATTTCCAGTAATTAATAACTAGTGTATATGTAAACCTAATAAGACTGTTGAACACACATGTACACGCTGTCATTGTAAACAGTTGACAGGCACGACTGTGACACTGCCCGGTTTTCTGTCATATAACTTCCCACATGGAGGGTTTAGGAAACACTGTTTCAAAACCGCAGAAATATGTGTTACAAAGTACTACCTGCCGCCGCGCGCGCTCGCAAAAAAAGCATATTTGTTGCGCTCTTCTTTAAATTGTATCTCTACTCACCAAGACTGGACGGGCCGGGTCTTGTGTTATTCAGGGACCGGCTGTTCTCTGGTTTAACGACAACATAGAAGAAACATGCTCAGGACGAACGTACATGTGAAAATATTATGTTACAAAAATGATTAGATGCCTGGTTGAATAAGTCGTTTGAGTACAGATGATGTTTGAAAATATAACAACGCTGCCATTTTGGCTCCGGTTAGACATCACTAGTCTATTACTGATCTTGGGTGACACATCGATTGAGCTTGCctttcatatttacatataagcaaatgcatacacacatattgagatatacatgtatattttataagGTCCATTTTATAACATGCGtgtcatatatataaattattattactacatatattacacatattattacatatatgtgcatatacatatattcacctatgtattttatatatatatatatatatatatatatatatatatatatttatatatatatatacatacacacacacacacacacacgtgtgtatatatgtatatgtacatgtgtTTAAGTCGTTTGAGTACAACGCTGCCATTTTGGCTCCGGTTAGACATCACTAGTCTATTACTGATCTTGGGTGACACATCAATTGAGCTGCCTTGAATTTGTTCCAAtatcatatttacatataaacaaaaacatacacacacattgagatttacatatatacacacagatatacatatatacatatatatatatatacacacacacacacacattatatatacacactcacacacgtaggtgtatgtatatgtacagcctatatacacgtgtgtgtgtgtgtatgtatctctcgctctcactctatatatatatatatatatatataaaagaacacaaagacaaaaactgTTTAAGAGAAGGTTTATTTGCTCAAATTGTAAATTGCAGGGATATAACATCTCTTGCTATAGAAAACGTCCAAATGTTTCAAACCTGTAGTACAAATTTaagctttttctctttttttgccatttctacaaataaacaaacaaacacgggAAGGggtaaaaaactaaaacttaccAAATTAAAAACATGTCCCCAATTgacaaacaaattcattttggCTACAGCAGCATATTGCTTAGCCAACCGAAAATACAAACGCAATAATATTCACTCATTACAAAGGGAAATAAAAGAAAGCTATATGTACAAATACCTTACAACAGCACTGAACCCAACCCAAATCTATCTGCAAGTCTCAAAATCCTATAAAATATCAACAAATCTTGAAATGTCCACTCGGTTTCTTATCCCGGCCCATCAATCAAAACATCTATAgccaaattatatttttcaaactgATCCAAGAACAGAAATTTTTTGCATGATACAGACCTTGATTACTTCAGATTCACATGTCTGGTACAGAAATTACAGCATCCAGATCTGTTTTGACAGCAACCCCCCCAATCATGCAAATGAAAAAGGTTCAAAGTTTTGAAGTTTTGAAAAATCACTTACAGTGCCCCTATTAGGAGGACTGCATGAACATACTTAGTAAAAGGTGGCAGCTCAGCGGAGGAAGCTGGGCTGTGGGTTTAACTAAATTTAGTTATCATTTCAGGCCAGAGCATTGGAATGAGAGAATATACCAGTCACCCTCAAAACTgttcatatatacataaa includes:
- the LOC109045993 gene encoding ataxin-7-like protein 3 isoform X2, encoding MKMEDMSLSGLENTKLEALAHDVYSDLVEDACLGLCFEVHRAVKQGYFFLDETDQESMKDFEIVDQPGVDIFGQVYNQWKNKECVCPNCSRSIAASRFAPHLEKCLGMGRNSSRIANRRIASSNNTSKSESDQEDNDDINDNDWSYGSEKKAKKRKSEKNPNSPRRSKSLKHKNGELSSNVNPELYKYNYSSGISYETLGPEELRSILTTQCGVVSEHTKKMCTRSQRCPQHTDEQRRAVRVFLLGPSASALPDSDTMLENDGYDAPDGQLIMSRLQWDGSSDISPSDSASSKASTNNSESKRPKKKKKPSTLTLTTTGSGGERDKGQERERGDRDRVVSGGSGSSSSQNALALSSRKKRPKLPVPPALSIYDDLN
- the LOC109045993 gene encoding ataxin-7-like protein 3 isoform X3; the protein is MKMEDMSLSGLENTKLEALAHDVYSDLVEDACLGLCFEVHRAVKQGYFFLDETDQESMKDFEIVDQPGVDIFGQVYNQWKNKECVCPNCSRSIAASRFAPHLEKCLGMGRNSSRIANRRIASSNNTSKSESDQEDNDDINDNDWSYGSEKKAKKRKSEKNPNSPRRSKSLKHKNGELSSNVNPELYKYNYSSGISYETLGPEELRSILTTQCGVVSEHTKKMCTRSALPDSDTMLENDGYDAPDGQLIMSRLQWDGSSDISPSDSASSKAILLSGTNNSESKRPKKKKKPSTLTLTTTGSGGERDKGQERERGDRDRVVSGGSGSSSSQNALALSSRKKRPKLPVPPALSIYDDLN
- the LOC109045993 gene encoding ataxin-7-like protein 3 isoform X1, with protein sequence MKMEDMSLSGLENTKLEALAHDVYSDLVEDACLGLCFEVHRAVKQGYFFLDETDQESMKDFEIVDQPGVDIFGQVYNQWKNKECVCPNCSRSIAASRFAPHLEKCLGMGRNSSRIANRRIASSNNTSKSESDQEDNDDINDNDWSYGSEKKAKKRKSEKNPNSPRRSKSLKHKNGELSSNVNPELYKYNYSSGISYETLGPEELRSILTTQCGVVSEHTKKMCTRSQRCPQHTDEQRRAVRVFLLGPSASALPDSDTMLENDGYDAPDGQLIMSRLQWDGSSDISPSDSASSKAILLSGTNNSESKRPKKKKKPSTLTLTTTGSGGERDKGQERERGDRDRVVSGGSGSSSSQNALALSSRKKRPKLPVPPALSIYDDLN